A stretch of Nonomuraea africana DNA encodes these proteins:
- a CDS encoding LacI family DNA-binding transcriptional regulator, giving the protein MRPTMKDVAAEAGVALKTVSRVVNNEPGVNAATADRVRAAIERLGYSRNESARVLRQGRTSSIGLVIEDVGDPFYSGVSRAVEDVAIRHGSLVLSGSSAEEPARERELVLTFCARRVDGLIVVPAGADHSYLRSELAAGTPAVFVDRPAGEGIDVDTVLCDNRGGARMATAHLLAHGHRRVAFLGDSPAIFTAGERERGYREALGDLVDERLISMAHPTLERVRADLDRMLGMDDPPTALFTGNGRMTTTVLRALAGRRIALIGFDDFELADLLTPGVSVVAQDPAGLGRVSAELLFRRIAGEGGPAERVQLPVTLIPRGSGEIPPGG; this is encoded by the coding sequence GTGAGACCGACGATGAAGGATGTCGCCGCCGAGGCAGGGGTCGCGCTCAAGACCGTGTCCAGGGTCGTGAACAACGAGCCGGGGGTCAACGCCGCCACGGCCGACCGGGTCAGGGCCGCGATCGAGCGGCTGGGCTACAGCCGCAACGAGAGCGCCAGGGTGCTCCGTCAGGGCAGGACGTCGAGCATCGGCCTGGTCATCGAGGACGTCGGCGACCCCTTCTACTCGGGGGTGAGCAGGGCGGTCGAGGACGTCGCGATCAGGCACGGCTCCCTGGTGCTGAGCGGCTCCTCCGCCGAGGAGCCCGCCAGGGAACGGGAGCTGGTGCTCACCTTCTGCGCCCGCAGGGTCGACGGCCTCATCGTGGTGCCCGCCGGCGCCGACCACTCCTACCTGCGCTCCGAGCTCGCGGCGGGCACGCCCGCGGTGTTCGTGGACCGTCCGGCGGGTGAGGGCATCGACGTCGACACGGTCCTCTGCGACAACAGAGGTGGGGCCAGGATGGCCACGGCCCACCTGCTCGCCCACGGCCACCGCCGCGTCGCCTTCCTCGGGGACAGTCCGGCGATCTTCACCGCGGGCGAGCGCGAACGCGGCTACCGTGAGGCGCTCGGCGACCTGGTGGACGAGCGGCTGATCTCGATGGCGCACCCCACGCTTGAGCGGGTCCGCGCCGATCTCGACCGCATGCTCGGGATGGACGACCCGCCGACCGCGCTGTTCACCGGCAACGGGCGGATGACCACGACCGTCCTGCGCGCGCTGGCCGGACGGCGGATCGCGCTGATCGGGTTCGACGATTTCGAGCTGGCCGACCTGCTGACCCCGGGGGTGAGCGTGGTGGCGCAGGATCCGGCCGGGTTGGGCCGGGTGAGCGCGGAGCTGCTGTTCCGCAGGATCGCGGGCGAGGGCGGCCCTGCGGAGAGAGTCCAGCTGCCGGTCACGCTGATCCCGCGCGGGTCGGGCGAGATCCCGCCAGGAGGGTGA
- a CDS encoding aldo/keto reductase → MTRSAYTRADRPVPETYDHPGTTRRLAVLREVAGELGATPNQVVLAWLLAQDMVPIVGVTTMAQLEEAIGAAGIKLDETLMARLDEPR, encoded by the coding sequence TTGACACGGAGTGCCTACACCAGGGCCGACCGGCCCGTTCCCGAGACCTACGACCATCCGGGGACCACGCGGCGGCTGGCGGTGCTGCGCGAGGTCGCGGGCGAGCTGGGCGCGACGCCGAACCAGGTGGTGCTGGCCTGGCTCCTCGCCCAGGACATGGTGCCGATCGTGGGCGTGACGACGATGGCCCAGCTGGAGGAGGCCATCGGCGCCGCGGGGATCAAGCTGGACGAGACGCTCATGGCGCGACTGGACGAGCCTCGCTGA
- a CDS encoding carbohydrate ABC transporter permease, which yields MARKGGSALRRARAWLPGLLLVTPSIIAIGVFVYGMLGWNFSLAMTDKHDEVSEGNFVGLQNFVDIWDEPRWHLSVNHAILFTVVFVLGALVLGWFLAFLMEKGIRGEGTFRAIYLFPMAISFVATGIVWRWLMNSGQDERAVGLNRLFDVVGLPQWAWFRDQDWGMAAMAIPAVWQMSGYVMALFLAGFRGIPEELREAARVDGCTEWGVYRHVVLPLLRPVTLSALIILGHISLKTFDLVMAVSGKQIITDVPAVFMWVAVFDFHDPAKGATIASYIVLSVAVFVIPYLIWSVRKERRS from the coding sequence ATGGCAAGAAAAGGCGGGTCCGCCCTGCGGCGGGCCCGCGCCTGGTTGCCGGGGCTGCTGCTGGTGACTCCCTCGATCATCGCGATCGGCGTGTTCGTCTACGGCATGCTCGGCTGGAACTTCAGCCTGGCGATGACCGACAAGCACGACGAGGTCTCCGAGGGGAACTTCGTCGGCCTGCAGAACTTCGTCGACATCTGGGACGAGCCCCGATGGCACCTGTCGGTCAACCACGCGATCCTGTTCACCGTCGTGTTCGTCCTCGGCGCGCTGGTGCTCGGCTGGTTCCTCGCCTTCCTGATGGAGAAGGGCATCAGGGGGGAGGGCACCTTCAGGGCGATCTACCTCTTCCCGATGGCGATCTCGTTCGTGGCGACGGGCATCGTGTGGCGCTGGCTGATGAACTCCGGCCAGGACGAGAGGGCGGTCGGCCTGAACCGGCTGTTCGACGTGGTCGGCCTGCCTCAGTGGGCCTGGTTCAGGGACCAGGACTGGGGCATGGCCGCCATGGCGATCCCCGCCGTCTGGCAGATGTCCGGATATGTCATGGCACTCTTCCTCGCGGGGTTCAGGGGTATCCCCGAGGAGCTGCGCGAGGCTGCCAGAGTCGACGGCTGCACCGAGTGGGGCGTCTACCGGCACGTCGTACTCCCACTGCTGCGGCCCGTCACGCTCTCCGCGCTGATCATCCTCGGGCACATCTCGCTGAAGACCTTCGACCTGGTCATGGCCGTGTCGGGCAAGCAGATCATCACCGACGTGCCCGCGGTGTTCATGTGGGTGGCCGTCTTCGACTTCCACGACCCGGCCAAGGGCGCGACCATCGCCTCCTACATCGTGCTGAGCGTGGCGGTCTTCGTCATCCCCTACCTGATCTGGTCGGTCCGCAAGGAGAGGCGCTCGTGA
- a CDS encoding carbohydrate ABC transporter permease, giving the protein MLIAFAVVFLIPVYVLLVTSFKPLTEANPSQAWNLPQVWTLEAWRVAWEKLAPGIWNSVLLAVPGSLLSCVLGSMNGYVLSKWRFPGADVLFTLFLFGMFIPYQGVMIPLVQLMVNIGMYGDISGLVLAHVVYGIPICTLIFRNYYVTIPDELIEASRVDGAGMLRTYWSVVLPVSGPAFAVVIIWQFTSLWNDFLFAVFLTGPQSWPTTVMLNNIAGAQATPYSQQMAAALLASIPTMLIYLVLGRFFMRGLMAGALKG; this is encoded by the coding sequence ATGCTGATCGCCTTCGCGGTCGTCTTCCTGATCCCGGTCTACGTGCTGCTGGTCACCAGCTTCAAGCCGCTCACCGAGGCCAACCCCTCGCAGGCGTGGAACCTCCCGCAGGTCTGGACGCTGGAGGCGTGGCGGGTGGCGTGGGAGAAGCTGGCGCCGGGCATCTGGAACAGCGTGCTGCTGGCGGTGCCAGGGTCGCTCCTGTCGTGCGTGCTCGGCTCCATGAACGGCTACGTGCTGTCGAAGTGGCGCTTCCCCGGCGCGGACGTGCTGTTCACGCTCTTCCTGTTCGGGATGTTCATCCCCTACCAGGGGGTGATGATCCCGCTGGTGCAGCTCATGGTGAACATCGGCATGTACGGCGACATCTCGGGGCTGGTGCTCGCGCACGTCGTCTACGGCATCCCGATCTGCACGCTCATCTTCCGCAACTACTACGTGACGATCCCCGACGAGCTGATCGAGGCGTCGCGGGTCGACGGCGCGGGCATGCTGCGCACCTACTGGTCGGTCGTGCTGCCCGTGTCGGGGCCCGCGTTCGCCGTAGTGATCATCTGGCAGTTCACCTCGCTGTGGAACGACTTCCTGTTCGCGGTCTTCCTCACCGGCCCGCAGAGCTGGCCGACCACGGTCATGCTGAACAACATCGCGGGGGCGCAGGCCACGCCGTACAGCCAGCAGATGGCAGCGGCGCTGCTCGCCTCGATCCCGACGATGCTGATCTACCTCGTGCTCGGGCGGTTCTTCATGCGCGGGCTGATGGCGGGCGCGCTCAAGGGCTGA
- a CDS encoding peptidoglycan D,D-transpeptidase FtsI family protein produces MNIPLRRVALVCAVMMFLLLGNVTFIQAFRAPALNADPRNQRTLIARFDHPRGKILTSDGTVIAGSRKTRNAGYTYRRTYPEGNLYAAVTGYASLYTTTGLERAEDARLSGGDPKVRLRALVRDGIAQGADVRTTIDERAQRAAYEGLAATGGRGAAVALNPATGAILALVSYPSYDPGRYTTFDSGKLARADRELRGDPGQPLLNRALNQTYPPGSTFKVVTTAAGLTSGRYTPDSQVEAPPRLLLPGTSTQLGNSGGESCGDGHPPLAYAFQASCNTAFVAMGLDLGQDVLRRQAAAFGFDGAGLRVPMPVSPSVYPSGMDQAQTAMSAIGQFDVRATPLQVAMLSAAVANDGALMAPYLVEEVRLPDGAVVERAEPSRWRAAMSAQDANDLTTMMITVTRPGGTGTAAAIPGVEVAAKTGTAENVQGAQDHALFTGFAPADDPQVAVGVVVERAGFGGDVAAPIARHIMEAVLD; encoded by the coding sequence ATGAACATCCCACTGCGCCGCGTGGCGCTCGTGTGCGCCGTGATGATGTTCCTCCTGCTCGGCAACGTCACCTTCATCCAGGCCTTCAGGGCTCCGGCGCTGAACGCCGACCCGCGCAACCAGCGCACGCTGATCGCCAGGTTCGACCATCCGCGCGGGAAGATCCTCACCAGCGACGGCACGGTCATCGCCGGCAGCCGCAAGACCAGGAACGCCGGCTACACCTACCGCCGCACCTACCCCGAGGGCAACCTCTACGCCGCCGTCACCGGTTACGCCTCGCTCTACACCACCACCGGCCTGGAGCGGGCCGAGGACGCCAGGCTGTCGGGCGGCGACCCGAAGGTGCGGCTGCGCGCGCTGGTGCGGGACGGCATCGCCCAGGGCGCCGACGTGCGGACCACGATCGACGAGCGGGCCCAGCGGGCCGCGTACGAGGGTCTGGCCGCGACCGGCGGCCGCGGCGCCGCCGTGGCGCTCAACCCGGCCACCGGGGCGATCCTGGCCCTGGTCTCCTACCCGTCCTACGACCCCGGCCGATACACCACCTTCGACAGCGGGAAGCTGGCCAGAGCGGACCGGGAGCTGCGCGGCGACCCCGGCCAGCCGCTGCTCAACAGGGCGCTCAACCAGACCTACCCGCCGGGCTCCACGTTCAAGGTCGTCACCACCGCCGCGGGCCTGACCTCGGGGAGGTACACGCCCGACTCGCAGGTCGAGGCGCCGCCCCGCCTGCTGCTGCCCGGCACCTCCACCCAGCTGGGCAACTCCGGCGGCGAGTCGTGCGGCGACGGGCACCCGCCGCTGGCCTACGCCTTCCAGGCGTCGTGCAACACCGCTTTCGTCGCCATGGGCCTCGACCTGGGACAGGACGTGCTGCGCCGGCAGGCGGCGGCGTTCGGCTTCGACGGCGCCGGCCTGAGGGTGCCGATGCCGGTGTCGCCCAGCGTCTATCCGAGCGGCATGGACCAGGCGCAGACCGCCATGTCGGCGATCGGGCAGTTCGACGTCAGGGCCACGCCGCTCCAGGTGGCGATGCTGTCGGCGGCCGTGGCGAACGACGGCGCGCTCATGGCTCCCTACCTGGTGGAGGAGGTGCGCCTGCCGGACGGCGCGGTGGTCGAGCGGGCCGAGCCTTCGCGGTGGCGTGCCGCCATGAGCGCCCAGGACGCCAACGACCTCACCACCATGATGATCACCGTCACCCGGCCCGGCGGCACGGGGACGGCCGCCGCCATCCCTGGGGTGGAGGTGGCGGCCAAGACCGGCACGGCGGAGAACGTGCAGGGCGCCCAGGACCACGCGTTGTTCACCGGCTTCGCCCCGGCCGACGACCCGCAGGTCGCGGTCGGCGTGGTGGTCGAGCGGGCCGGGTTCGGCGGCGACGTGGCCGCCCCGATCGCCAGGCACATCATGGAGGCGGTGCTGGACTAG
- a CDS encoding ABC transporter substrate-binding protein, translating into MRRRWLAGITMAAVLGLAACGGGGGPAAPTGQASGTGGGAKQQVEVFSWWTGPGEADGLKAMKEIFEKQNPNLTFFDAAVAGGSGDKAKALLQSKLQADTPPDTFQGHAGAELLGYIKAGDLEDLTFLYDELKLKDAFPAQLVEQISYQGKIYSVPVNIHRSNILWFNPSVLKEAGVAAAPKTIEEFIAALEKVKAKGKIPLSIGSEWTVTHLMESVLLGSLGTDAYNALFKPGADWGSADVTKALNDFAKIMSYAGDPQDDWQPAAAQVAEGQAAFNIMGDWAYGYFHNPPEGGLGKQSKTDFDWAPSPGTEGTYMWLSDSFTLPKGAKNRDGAVAWLKVAASKEGQDAFNPKKGSIPARKDADAALYTDYLGDALKDWSSNKLAGSVQHGVAVSQPWLASINESVGLFIGTKDVAALQKGLVDAAAANAQ; encoded by the coding sequence ATGAGACGACGGTGGCTGGCAGGCATCACCATGGCGGCCGTGCTCGGGCTGGCGGCCTGCGGCGGAGGGGGCGGCCCCGCGGCTCCCACCGGCCAGGCGTCGGGCACGGGTGGCGGCGCCAAGCAGCAGGTGGAGGTCTTCTCCTGGTGGACGGGCCCCGGCGAGGCCGACGGCCTGAAGGCCATGAAGGAGATCTTCGAGAAGCAGAACCCCAACCTCACGTTCTTCGACGCGGCGGTGGCGGGCGGCTCGGGTGACAAGGCCAAGGCGCTGCTGCAGTCCAAGCTCCAGGCCGACACCCCGCCCGACACCTTCCAGGGTCACGCGGGCGCCGAGCTGCTGGGCTACATCAAGGCGGGCGACCTCGAGGACCTCACCTTCCTCTACGACGAGCTCAAGCTCAAGGACGCCTTCCCCGCGCAGCTCGTCGAGCAGATCAGCTACCAGGGCAAGATCTACTCGGTGCCGGTCAACATCCACAGGTCGAACATCCTGTGGTTCAACCCGAGCGTCCTGAAGGAGGCGGGCGTCGCGGCCGCGCCCAAGACCATCGAGGAGTTCATCGCGGCGCTGGAGAAGGTCAAGGCCAAGGGCAAGATCCCGTTGTCCATCGGTTCGGAGTGGACCGTCACCCACCTGATGGAGAGCGTCCTGCTCGGCTCGCTGGGCACCGACGCCTACAACGCGTTGTTCAAGCCCGGCGCCGACTGGGGCTCGGCCGATGTCACCAAGGCGTTGAACGACTTCGCCAAGATCATGTCCTACGCGGGCGACCCGCAGGACGACTGGCAGCCGGCGGCCGCCCAGGTGGCCGAGGGACAGGCCGCCTTCAACATCATGGGCGACTGGGCCTACGGCTACTTCCACAACCCGCCGGAGGGCGGCCTCGGCAAGCAGTCCAAGACCGACTTCGACTGGGCGCCCTCGCCCGGCACCGAGGGCACCTACATGTGGCTGTCCGACAGCTTCACCCTGCCCAAGGGAGCCAAGAACAGGGACGGCGCGGTCGCGTGGCTCAAGGTCGCGGCCAGCAAGGAGGGGCAGGACGCCTTCAACCCGAAGAAGGGCTCCATTCCCGCCCGCAAGGACGCCGACGCCGCCCTCTACACCGACTACCTCGGCGACGCGCTGAAGGACTGGTCATCCAACAAGCTGGCCGGATCCGTCCAGCACGGCGTGGCCGTCAGCCAGCCCTGGCTCGCCTCGATCAACGAGTCAGTCGGGCTGTTCATCGGCACCAAGGACGTGGCCGCGCTGCAGAAGGGCCTCGTCGACGCGGCGGCGGCCAACGCCCAGTGA
- a CDS encoding MerR family transcriptional regulator, with protein sequence MSVYTPAEVVEETGFSLDTLRYYEKIGLLAPVDRNAAGQRRFSEDDLGWLGTIRCLRDTGMPIAEMLRFAELVRAGDHTIADRIALLEEHDRRVSGQIDNLVERQRYIHHKISYYRSVL encoded by the coding sequence GTGAGCGTCTACACACCCGCCGAGGTGGTCGAGGAGACCGGCTTCAGCCTCGACACCCTTCGCTACTACGAGAAGATCGGCCTGCTGGCCCCCGTGGACCGCAACGCCGCGGGACAGCGCAGGTTCTCCGAGGACGACCTCGGATGGCTCGGCACGATCAGGTGCCTGCGCGACACCGGCATGCCGATCGCCGAGATGCTGCGCTTCGCCGAGCTCGTGCGCGCGGGCGACCACACCATCGCCGACAGGATCGCGCTGCTGGAGGAGCATGACCGGCGCGTCAGCGGTCAGATCGACAACCTGGTCGAGCGCCAGCGCTACATCCACCACAAGATCTCCTACTATCGCAGCGTGCTCTAG
- a CDS encoding TetR family transcriptional regulator — MTSTLRRRPSQRRSAERVERMLDECAALLDEVGYDGLTTKEVARRAEVPIGTFYQFFPDKQGLVRALALRNLDRFLVRVTDRIAAAEPAHWSQLSDLAIDEFVAMKRATPGFSVVDFGEVLPTPGGPALEGTNHMLDSAVENSAVVAERLRALVAGRHDNPAGERLDLAVRVAVEAADAVLKLAFRTDPHGDAALIAECKQLVRRYLAEHLSEARPVAP, encoded by the coding sequence ATGACGAGTACTCTGCGCCGCCGTCCCTCCCAGCGCCGCAGCGCCGAGCGGGTCGAGCGGATGCTCGACGAGTGCGCCGCGCTCCTGGACGAGGTGGGCTACGACGGGCTGACCACCAAGGAGGTCGCCCGCCGGGCCGAGGTGCCGATCGGCACCTTCTACCAGTTCTTCCCCGACAAGCAGGGCCTGGTCAGAGCGCTCGCGCTGCGCAATCTCGACAGGTTTCTCGTCAGGGTCACCGACAGGATCGCCGCGGCCGAGCCCGCGCACTGGTCGCAGCTGTCCGACCTGGCGATCGACGAGTTCGTGGCGATGAAGCGCGCCACCCCCGGCTTCTCGGTGGTCGACTTCGGTGAGGTGCTGCCCACCCCGGGCGGGCCGGCGCTGGAGGGCACCAACCACATGCTCGACAGCGCCGTGGAGAACAGCGCCGTCGTCGCCGAACGGCTGCGCGCCCTGGTCGCGGGACGGCACGACAATCCGGCGGGCGAGCGCCTCGACCTCGCGGTGCGCGTCGCGGTCGAGGCCGCCGACGCGGTGCTGAAGCTGGCCTTCCGCACCGATCCCCATGGCGACGCGGCGCTGATCGCCGAGTGCAAGCAGCTGGTCCGCCGCTATCTCGCCGAGCACCTCAGCGAGGCTCGTCCAGTCGCGCCATGA